A single genomic interval of Alligator mississippiensis isolate rAllMis1 chromosome 15, rAllMis1, whole genome shotgun sequence harbors:
- the GUCY2D gene encoding retinal guanylyl cyclase 1 isoform X2 yields the protein MAALDSKIFGNKRVIHGNQVATIDSKMAAFGNKRMTLGNKMATTDSKMADLDGNMAVPGNKRVTFGNKMAAPDSKMAVSGSKRVTFCGHIATIGSKMAAPGNKRGPFINKMLVLDTKMAASGNKRVTFGYKTAALGGKMVSPDNMRVTFGNNMVALGNKMAALNPLPPGHRGLPAPLRWPGLLLLLLLPPLGHGATFKVGVVGPWSCDPLLTRALPELAAKLAVTRLNKDPAVNRGFWFDYVVLDEACHTAQAVAGLVRAEGRASGFVGPLNPAACGAAGLLAAAWNKPLFSWGCLRGEPWLRGPVARPLPPAPAVLYAVLRFFRWAHVAVVCSQQDLWREAGRGLADALRARGLPVGVVATMEPHAEGARTALRQVQAADKVRVVVMCMHSVLLGGQDQRLLLEAAADLGLADGGVVFVPYDTLAYSLPYRAGPFAALTNSSKLRRAYDAVLTITIDCPERSFHEAFRDAQRGYEVPTHIDPEQVHPLFGTIYNSIYFLAMAVEQARRAGRWVMGASVVAHARAFQLDGFCQPVAAGEDGAAHVAYVVLDSEPRGARLWPTFRLDLGGPGLRYLGHPIHWPHGTGPGTDPGCWFNASALCSGGVDPTFVLLMFILVCALILAGAAIAYYIRRRIQHGQLMKGPNKIVLTMEDLTFINTQSSKKKLDESRTSLAGRSASDTKSVKSLGATPETTNVAVSEAVEKHPGTIQAPLFLLLLSHYGLVASWQGDWVWLKKFPGETHPEIRPATKMAFCKLRDLRHENVNLFLGFFHDCGVLAVVSEHCSRGSLEDLIRNEDMKLDWMFKSSLLLDLIKGMKYLHHREVIHGCLKSRNCVVDGRFVLKVTDHGYSELLEAQKVPRQPPRAQDLFWTAPELLRDPGLQRRGTFRGDIYSVAIIMQEVICRSTPFCMLDMPPEEIIRKVERPPPLCRPSVSVDQAPMECIQLMKQCWSEQPERRPTIDQIFDQFKTLNKGRKTNIIDSMLRMLEQYSSNLEDLIRERTEELEIEKQKTDKLLTQMLPPSVAEALKTGAAVEPEYFEEVTLYFSDIVGFTTISAMSEPIEVVDLLNDLYSLFDAIIGSHDVYKVETIGDAYMVASGLPKRNGNRHAGEIANMALDILSAVGSFRMRHMPEVSVRIRIGLHSGPCVAGVVGLTMPRYCLFGDTVNTASRMESTGLPYRIHVSLRTVQILRLLNEGFKLEVRGKTELKGKGTEDTYWLVGREGFHKPIPTPPDLVPGASNHGISLAEIPEERRKKLEKVRPGLAK from the exons atGGCTGCCCTTGACAGCAAGATCTTTGGCAACAAGAGGGTGATCCATGGCAACCAAGTGGCCACCATTGACAGCAAGATGGCTGCCTTTGGTAACAAGAGGATGACCCTTGGCAACAAGATGGCCACCACTGACAGCAAGATGGCTGATCTTGATGGCAACATGGCTGTCCCTGGCAACAAGAGGGTGACCTTTGGCAACAAGATGGCTGCCCCTGATAGCAAAATGGCGGTCTCAGGTAGCAAGAGGGTGACCTTTTGTGGCCACATAGCCACCATTGGCAGCAAGATGGCTGCCCCTGGCAACAAGAGGGGGCCCTTCATCAACAAGATGCTTGTCCTTGATACCAAGATGGCTGCCTCTGGTAATAAGAGGGTGACCTTTGGCTACAAGACAGCTGCCCTTGGTGGCAAGATGGTTTCCCCTGACAACATGAGGGTGACCTTTGGCAATAATATGGTTGCCCTCGGtaacaaaatggctgccctaaaccccttgcccccaggccaCCGTGGCCTCCCGGCCCCGCTTCGGTGGCctggcctcctgctgctgctcctgctgccgcccctgggccatggggccaCCTTCAAGGTGGGCGTGGTGGGCCCGTGGAGCTGTGACCCCCTGCTGACCCGGGCCCTGCCCGAGCTGGCAGCCAAGCTGGCTGTGACACGGCTCAACAAGGACCCGGCTGTCAACCGGGGCTTCTGGTTCGACTACGTGGTGCTGGACGAGGCCTGCCACACAGCGCAGGCCGTGGCCGGGCTGGTGCGGGCTGAGGGCCGTGCCTCAGGCTTTGTGGGCCCTCTCAACCCGGCGGCCTGTGGCGCGGCAGGGCTGCTGGCTGCCGCCTGGAACAAGCCCCTcttttcctggggctgcctgcgGGGTGAGCCGTGGCTGCGCGGTCCCGTGGCCCGGCCCCTGCCGCCAGCACCCGCCGTGCTCTACGCCGTTCTGCGCTTCTTCCGCTGGGCCCATGTGGCCGTggtctgctcccagcaggacctGTGGCGTGAGGCTGGGCGCGGCCTGGCCGATGCACTCCGGGCCCGGGGGCTGCCCGTGGGTGTTGTGGCCACCATGGAGCCCCACGCTGAGGGTGCCCGCACTGCCCTGCGCCAGGTGCAGGCGGCCGACAAGGTCCgag TGGTGGTGATGTGCATGCACTcagtgctgctgggcgggcaggacCAGCGCCtcctgctggaggcagcagctgacctggggctggcagacggGGGCGTGGTCTTTGTGCCCTATGACACGCTGGCCTACAGCCTGCCCTACCGCGCCGGCCCCTTTGCCGCGCTGACCAACAGCTCCAAGCTCCGACGCGCCTACGACGCCGTCCTCACCATCACCATCGACTGCCCCGAGCGCTCCTTCCACGAGGCCTTCCGTGACGCCCAGCGTGGCTATGAGGTGCCCACCCACATCGACCCTGAGCAG GTGCACCCGCTCTTCGGCACCATCTACAACTCCATCTACTTCCTGGCCATGGCGGTGGAGCAGGCGCGCCGGGCCGGGCGCTGGGTGATGGGGGCCAGCGTGGTGGCCCACGCCCGTGCCTTCCAGCTGGATGGTTTCTGCCAGCCGGTGGCGGCTGGGGAGGATGGGGCGGCGCATGTGGCCTACGTGGTCCTGGACTCGGAGCCCCGCGGCGCCCGTCTCTGGCCCACCTTCCGCCTGGACCTGGGCGGCCCTGGCCTGCGCTACCTGGGCCACCCCATCCACTGGCCCCATGGCACCGGGCCTGGCACCGACCCTGGCTGCTGGTTCAACGCCAGCGCCCTCTGCTCCGGGG GTGTGGACCCCACTTTTGTGCTGCTTATGTTCATCCTGGTGTGTGCCCTGAtcctggcaggagcagccatTGCCTACTACATCCG GCGCCGGATCCAGCATGGCCAGCTGATGAAGGGCCCCAACAAAATTGTCCTGACCATGGAGGACCTGACGTTCATCAATACCCAGAGCAGCAAGAAG aagctGGATGAGAGCCGGACCAGTCTGGCGGGACGCAGCGCCTCGGACACCAAGAGCGTGAAGAGCCTGGGAGCCACACCTGAGACCACCAACGTGGCTGTCTCCGAG GCTGTGGAGAAGCACCCCGGGACCATCCAggcccccctcttcctcctcctactTAGCCACTACGGCCTGGTGGCCTCCTGGCAG GGCGACTGGGTCTGGCTTAAGAAGTTCCCCGGAGAGACACACCCGGAGATCCGGCCGGCCACCAAAATGGCCTTCTGCAAG cTCCGGGACCTGCGCCATGAGAATGTGAACCTCTTCCTGGGCTTCTTCCATGACTGTGGGGTGCTGGCCGTGGTGTCAGAGCACTGCTCTCGTGGGAGCCTGGAGGACCTGATCCGCAACGAGGACATGAAGCTCGACTGGATGTTCAAGTCCTCCCTGCTCCTTGACCTCATCAAG GGCATGAAGTACCTGCACCACCGGGAGGTCATCCACGGGTGCCTGAAGTCACGGAACTGCGTGGTGGATGGGCGCTTCGTGCTCAAAGTCACGGACCACGGCTACAGTGAGCTCCTCGAGGCCCAGAAGGTCCCACGCCAGCCACCCCGGGCCCAAG ACCTGTTCTGGACAGCACCGGAGCTGCTGCGGGACCCGGGGCTCCAGCGCCGTGGCACGTTTCGGGGGGACATCTACAGTGTTGCCATCATCATGCAGGAGGTCATCTGCCGCTCCACCCCCTTCTGCATGCTGGACATGCCCCCCGAAG AGATCATCCGGAAGGTGGAGCGCCCACCCCCGCTGTGCCGGCCGTCGGTGTCCGTGGACCAGGCGCCCATGGAGTGCATCCAGCTGATGAAGCAGTGCTGGAGTGAGCAGCCTGAGCGCCGGCCCACAATCGACCAAATCTTCGACCAG TTCAAGACCCTCAACAAGGGGCGGAAGACAAACATCATCGACTCGATGCTGCGCATGCTGGAGCAGTACTCCTCCAACCTGGAGGACCTCATCCGGGAGCGCACAGAGGAGCTGGAAATCGAGAAGCAGAAGACAGACAAGCTCCTCACTCAGATGCTTCCCCC GTCGGTGGCAGAAGCGCTGAAGACGGGGGCAGCAGTGGAGCCTGAGTACTTTGAGGAGGTGACACTCTACTTCAGTGACATTGTGGGCTTCACCACCATCTCAGCCATGAGTGAGCCCATTGAGGTGGTTGACCTGCTCAATGATCTTTACAGCCTCTTCGATGCCATCATCGGCTCCCATGACGTCTACAAG GTGGAGACAATTGGGGACGCCTACATGGTGGCCTCCGGGCTGCCCAAGCGCAATGGGAACCGGCACGCGGGCGAGATCGCCAACATGGCCCTGGACATCCTCAGTGCCGTTGGGTCCTTCCGCATGCGCCACATGCCCGAGGTGTCCGTGCGCATCCGCATTGGCCTCCACTCCG GGCCCTGCGTAGCTGGAGTGGTGGGGCTGACCATGCCCCGATACTGCCTTTTCGGGGACACCGTCAACACTGCGTCCCGGATGGAGTCCACTGGCCTGC CTTACCGGATCCATGTGAGCCTCCGCACGGTACAGATCCTGCGTTTGCTTAATGAGGGCTTCAAGCTGGAAGTTCGGGGCAAGACTGAGCTGAAG GGCAAGGGCACGGAGGATACGTACTGGCTGGTGGGGCGAGAAGGCTTCCACAAGCCCATCCCAACGCCCCCCGACCTGGTGCCTGG GGCGAGCAACCACGGCATCAGCCTGGCAGAGATCCCTGAGGAGCGCCGGAAGAAGCTGGAAAAGGTGCGGCCGGGCTTGGCGAAGTAG
- the GUCY2D gene encoding retinal guanylyl cyclase 1 isoform X1 gives MAALDSKIFGNKRVIHGNQVATIDSKMAAFGNKRMTLGNKMATTDSKMADLDGNMAVPGNKRVTFGNKMAAPDSKMAVSGSKRVTFCGHIATIGSKMAAPGNKRGPFINKMLVLDTKMAASGNKRVTFGYKTAALGGKMVSPDNMRVTFGNNMVALGNKMAALNPLPPGHRGLPAPLRWPGLLLLLLLPPLGHGATFKVGVVGPWSCDPLLTRALPELAAKLAVTRLNKDPAVNRGFWFDYVVLDEACHTAQAVAGLVRAEGRASGFVGPLNPAACGAAGLLAAAWNKPLFSWGCLRGEPWLRGPVARPLPPAPAVLYAVLRFFRWAHVAVVCSQQDLWREAGRGLADALRARGLPVGVVATMEPHAEGARTALRQVQAADKVRVVVMCMHSVLLGGQDQRLLLEAAADLGLADGGVVFVPYDTLAYSLPYRAGPFAALTNSSKLRRAYDAVLTITIDCPERSFHEAFRDAQRGYEVPTHIDPEQVHPLFGTIYNSIYFLAMAVEQARRAGRWVMGASVVAHARAFQLDGFCQPVAAGEDGAAHVAYVVLDSEPRGARLWPTFRLDLGGPGLRYLGHPIHWPHGTGPGTDPGCWFNASALCSGGVDPTFVLLMFILVCALILAGAAIAYYIRRRIQHGQLMKGPNKIVLTMEDLTFINTQSSKKKLDESRTSLAGRSASDTKSVKSLGATPETTNVAVSEAVEKHPGTIQAPLFLLLLSHYGLVASWQGDWVWLKKFPGETHPEIRPATKMAFCKLRDLRHENVNLFLGFFHDCGVLAVVSEHCSRGSLEDLIRNEDMKLDWMFKSSLLLDLIKQGMKYLHHREVIHGCLKSRNCVVDGRFVLKVTDHGYSELLEAQKVPRQPPRAQDLFWTAPELLRDPGLQRRGTFRGDIYSVAIIMQEVICRSTPFCMLDMPPEEIIRKVERPPPLCRPSVSVDQAPMECIQLMKQCWSEQPERRPTIDQIFDQFKTLNKGRKTNIIDSMLRMLEQYSSNLEDLIRERTEELEIEKQKTDKLLTQMLPPSVAEALKTGAAVEPEYFEEVTLYFSDIVGFTTISAMSEPIEVVDLLNDLYSLFDAIIGSHDVYKVETIGDAYMVASGLPKRNGNRHAGEIANMALDILSAVGSFRMRHMPEVSVRIRIGLHSGPCVAGVVGLTMPRYCLFGDTVNTASRMESTGLPYRIHVSLRTVQILRLLNEGFKLEVRGKTELKGKGTEDTYWLVGREGFHKPIPTPPDLVPGASNHGISLAEIPEERRKKLEKVRPGLAK, from the exons atGGCTGCCCTTGACAGCAAGATCTTTGGCAACAAGAGGGTGATCCATGGCAACCAAGTGGCCACCATTGACAGCAAGATGGCTGCCTTTGGTAACAAGAGGATGACCCTTGGCAACAAGATGGCCACCACTGACAGCAAGATGGCTGATCTTGATGGCAACATGGCTGTCCCTGGCAACAAGAGGGTGACCTTTGGCAACAAGATGGCTGCCCCTGATAGCAAAATGGCGGTCTCAGGTAGCAAGAGGGTGACCTTTTGTGGCCACATAGCCACCATTGGCAGCAAGATGGCTGCCCCTGGCAACAAGAGGGGGCCCTTCATCAACAAGATGCTTGTCCTTGATACCAAGATGGCTGCCTCTGGTAATAAGAGGGTGACCTTTGGCTACAAGACAGCTGCCCTTGGTGGCAAGATGGTTTCCCCTGACAACATGAGGGTGACCTTTGGCAATAATATGGTTGCCCTCGGtaacaaaatggctgccctaaaccccttgcccccaggccaCCGTGGCCTCCCGGCCCCGCTTCGGTGGCctggcctcctgctgctgctcctgctgccgcccctgggccatggggccaCCTTCAAGGTGGGCGTGGTGGGCCCGTGGAGCTGTGACCCCCTGCTGACCCGGGCCCTGCCCGAGCTGGCAGCCAAGCTGGCTGTGACACGGCTCAACAAGGACCCGGCTGTCAACCGGGGCTTCTGGTTCGACTACGTGGTGCTGGACGAGGCCTGCCACACAGCGCAGGCCGTGGCCGGGCTGGTGCGGGCTGAGGGCCGTGCCTCAGGCTTTGTGGGCCCTCTCAACCCGGCGGCCTGTGGCGCGGCAGGGCTGCTGGCTGCCGCCTGGAACAAGCCCCTcttttcctggggctgcctgcgGGGTGAGCCGTGGCTGCGCGGTCCCGTGGCCCGGCCCCTGCCGCCAGCACCCGCCGTGCTCTACGCCGTTCTGCGCTTCTTCCGCTGGGCCCATGTGGCCGTggtctgctcccagcaggacctGTGGCGTGAGGCTGGGCGCGGCCTGGCCGATGCACTCCGGGCCCGGGGGCTGCCCGTGGGTGTTGTGGCCACCATGGAGCCCCACGCTGAGGGTGCCCGCACTGCCCTGCGCCAGGTGCAGGCGGCCGACAAGGTCCgag TGGTGGTGATGTGCATGCACTcagtgctgctgggcgggcaggacCAGCGCCtcctgctggaggcagcagctgacctggggctggcagacggGGGCGTGGTCTTTGTGCCCTATGACACGCTGGCCTACAGCCTGCCCTACCGCGCCGGCCCCTTTGCCGCGCTGACCAACAGCTCCAAGCTCCGACGCGCCTACGACGCCGTCCTCACCATCACCATCGACTGCCCCGAGCGCTCCTTCCACGAGGCCTTCCGTGACGCCCAGCGTGGCTATGAGGTGCCCACCCACATCGACCCTGAGCAG GTGCACCCGCTCTTCGGCACCATCTACAACTCCATCTACTTCCTGGCCATGGCGGTGGAGCAGGCGCGCCGGGCCGGGCGCTGGGTGATGGGGGCCAGCGTGGTGGCCCACGCCCGTGCCTTCCAGCTGGATGGTTTCTGCCAGCCGGTGGCGGCTGGGGAGGATGGGGCGGCGCATGTGGCCTACGTGGTCCTGGACTCGGAGCCCCGCGGCGCCCGTCTCTGGCCCACCTTCCGCCTGGACCTGGGCGGCCCTGGCCTGCGCTACCTGGGCCACCCCATCCACTGGCCCCATGGCACCGGGCCTGGCACCGACCCTGGCTGCTGGTTCAACGCCAGCGCCCTCTGCTCCGGGG GTGTGGACCCCACTTTTGTGCTGCTTATGTTCATCCTGGTGTGTGCCCTGAtcctggcaggagcagccatTGCCTACTACATCCG GCGCCGGATCCAGCATGGCCAGCTGATGAAGGGCCCCAACAAAATTGTCCTGACCATGGAGGACCTGACGTTCATCAATACCCAGAGCAGCAAGAAG aagctGGATGAGAGCCGGACCAGTCTGGCGGGACGCAGCGCCTCGGACACCAAGAGCGTGAAGAGCCTGGGAGCCACACCTGAGACCACCAACGTGGCTGTCTCCGAG GCTGTGGAGAAGCACCCCGGGACCATCCAggcccccctcttcctcctcctactTAGCCACTACGGCCTGGTGGCCTCCTGGCAG GGCGACTGGGTCTGGCTTAAGAAGTTCCCCGGAGAGACACACCCGGAGATCCGGCCGGCCACCAAAATGGCCTTCTGCAAG cTCCGGGACCTGCGCCATGAGAATGTGAACCTCTTCCTGGGCTTCTTCCATGACTGTGGGGTGCTGGCCGTGGTGTCAGAGCACTGCTCTCGTGGGAGCCTGGAGGACCTGATCCGCAACGAGGACATGAAGCTCGACTGGATGTTCAAGTCCTCCCTGCTCCTTGACCTCATCAAG CAGGGCATGAAGTACCTGCACCACCGGGAGGTCATCCACGGGTGCCTGAAGTCACGGAACTGCGTGGTGGATGGGCGCTTCGTGCTCAAAGTCACGGACCACGGCTACAGTGAGCTCCTCGAGGCCCAGAAGGTCCCACGCCAGCCACCCCGGGCCCAAG ACCTGTTCTGGACAGCACCGGAGCTGCTGCGGGACCCGGGGCTCCAGCGCCGTGGCACGTTTCGGGGGGACATCTACAGTGTTGCCATCATCATGCAGGAGGTCATCTGCCGCTCCACCCCCTTCTGCATGCTGGACATGCCCCCCGAAG AGATCATCCGGAAGGTGGAGCGCCCACCCCCGCTGTGCCGGCCGTCGGTGTCCGTGGACCAGGCGCCCATGGAGTGCATCCAGCTGATGAAGCAGTGCTGGAGTGAGCAGCCTGAGCGCCGGCCCACAATCGACCAAATCTTCGACCAG TTCAAGACCCTCAACAAGGGGCGGAAGACAAACATCATCGACTCGATGCTGCGCATGCTGGAGCAGTACTCCTCCAACCTGGAGGACCTCATCCGGGAGCGCACAGAGGAGCTGGAAATCGAGAAGCAGAAGACAGACAAGCTCCTCACTCAGATGCTTCCCCC GTCGGTGGCAGAAGCGCTGAAGACGGGGGCAGCAGTGGAGCCTGAGTACTTTGAGGAGGTGACACTCTACTTCAGTGACATTGTGGGCTTCACCACCATCTCAGCCATGAGTGAGCCCATTGAGGTGGTTGACCTGCTCAATGATCTTTACAGCCTCTTCGATGCCATCATCGGCTCCCATGACGTCTACAAG GTGGAGACAATTGGGGACGCCTACATGGTGGCCTCCGGGCTGCCCAAGCGCAATGGGAACCGGCACGCGGGCGAGATCGCCAACATGGCCCTGGACATCCTCAGTGCCGTTGGGTCCTTCCGCATGCGCCACATGCCCGAGGTGTCCGTGCGCATCCGCATTGGCCTCCACTCCG GGCCCTGCGTAGCTGGAGTGGTGGGGCTGACCATGCCCCGATACTGCCTTTTCGGGGACACCGTCAACACTGCGTCCCGGATGGAGTCCACTGGCCTGC CTTACCGGATCCATGTGAGCCTCCGCACGGTACAGATCCTGCGTTTGCTTAATGAGGGCTTCAAGCTGGAAGTTCGGGGCAAGACTGAGCTGAAG GGCAAGGGCACGGAGGATACGTACTGGCTGGTGGGGCGAGAAGGCTTCCACAAGCCCATCCCAACGCCCCCCGACCTGGTGCCTGG GGCGAGCAACCACGGCATCAGCCTGGCAGAGATCCCTGAGGAGCGCCGGAAGAAGCTGGAAAAGGTGCGGCCGGGCTTGGCGAAGTAG